One Actinomyces respiraculi DNA window includes the following coding sequences:
- a CDS encoding mersacidin/lichenicidin family type 2 lantibiotic encodes MTTTTRTPSPVSEVDLTELTDLELQSVAGAAGSGWVYTFGCCWCLPWYSSLTKCGAICSQGTCQ; translated from the coding sequence ATGACCACCACGACCCGAACCCCGTCCCCCGTCAGCGAGGTCGACCTGACCGAGCTGACCGACCTCGAGCTCCAGTCCGTCGCCGGTGCCGCCGGCTCGGGCTGGGTCTACACCTTCGGATGCTGCTGGTGCCTCCCCTGGTACTCCAGCCTCACCAAGTGCGGCGCCATCTGCTCTCAGGGCACGTGCCAGTAG
- a CDS encoding chromosome condensation protein CrcB, which translates to MSPTPPPVDMVELDDQEMSTVDGGTSLPCATAVVTTLTTCFSDTVLWGSCRMGTRGCC; encoded by the coding sequence ATGTCCCCCACACCACCCCCCGTCGACATGGTCGAGCTCGACGATCAGGAGATGTCCACCGTCGACGGCGGCACCAGCCTTCCCTGTGCGACGGCCGTCGTCACCACCCTGACGACCTGCTTCAGCGACACGGTCCTGTGGGGCTCGTGCCGCATGGGCACCCGCGGCTGCTGCTGA